One segment of Methylotenera versatilis 79 DNA contains the following:
- a CDS encoding sulfite exporter TauE/SafE family protein, whose translation MSIELIIAFVLLGIFVGILAGMLGIGGGGVMVPVLTSIFIYQGFPKDSVVHLALGTSMACIALTSFSSMRAHHKNGAVIWPLVKTMSIGMVVGTFSGTFLTAYLSSITLSIIFAAFMGYVAVQMFRTTKIKASSGEINKTELRLVTLGIGATSALVSIGGGSLTVPYLTWRGINVKSAIGISAALGFYISIAGTFGYLINGFINPATTQYSWGYIYLPAVLLVSIPSYFTAPLGAKLTQRLPTQILKKIFGVLLLILSLKMLSSFL comes from the coding sequence GTGAGTATTGAATTAATCATAGCATTTGTGCTACTCGGTATTTTTGTTGGCATATTAGCAGGCATGCTGGGTATTGGTGGTGGTGGCGTTATGGTGCCAGTCTTAACCTCTATCTTTATTTATCAGGGCTTCCCAAAAGATAGTGTTGTGCATCTTGCATTGGGCACTTCAATGGCGTGTATCGCGTTAACATCTTTTTCAAGCATGCGCGCGCATCACAAAAATGGCGCCGTTATTTGGCCTCTGGTCAAAACCATGTCCATCGGCATGGTGGTTGGTACATTTTCGGGTACTTTCTTAACTGCTTATTTAAGCTCAATCACGCTATCCATCATCTTTGCGGCTTTTATGGGCTATGTTGCTGTGCAGATGTTCAGAACAACCAAGATAAAAGCCAGTTCAGGCGAGATTAATAAAACCGAGTTAAGATTAGTCACATTAGGAATAGGCGCAACATCTGCATTGGTTTCGATTGGCGGCGGCTCGCTCACTGTGCCTTATTTAACGTGGCGCGGAATCAATGTGAAAAGCGCGATTGGCATCTCTGCGGCATTGGGTTTTTACATTTCAATCGCCGGTACGTTTGGTTATTTAATCAATGGCTTTATTAACCCCGCCACTACGCAATATTCGTGGGGCTATATTTATCTGCCAGCTGTATTGTTAGTGTCGATTCCCAGTTACTTTACCGCGCCTTTGGGTGCGAAGTTAACCCAGCGCTTACCCACGCAAATATTAAAGAAAATATTCGGCGTATTACTGCTGATTTTAAGCCT